The proteins below come from a single Microtus ochrogaster isolate Prairie Vole_2 chromosome 8, MicOch1.0, whole genome shotgun sequence genomic window:
- the B4gat1 gene encoding beta-1,4-glucuronyltransferase 1, with the protein MQMSYAIRCAFYQLLLAALMLVAMLQLLYLSLLSGLHGQEEQEQYFEFFPPSPRSVDQVKSQLRTALASGGVLDASGDYRVYRGLLKTTVDPNDVVLATHASVDNLLHLSGLLERWEGPLSVSVFAATKEEAQLATVLAYALSSHCPEMRARVAMHLVCPSRYEAAVPDPREPGEFALLRSCQEVFDKLARVAQPGINYALGTNISYPNNLLRNLAREEANYALVIDVDMVPSEGLWRGLREMLDQSNNWDGMALVVPAFEIRRTRRMPMNKNELVQLYQVGEVRPFYYGLCTPCHAPTNYSRWVNLPEESLLRPAYVVPWRDPWEPFYVAGGKVPTFDERFRQYGFNRISQACELHVAGFNFEVLNEGFLVHKGFKEALKFHPQKEAENQRNKILYRQFKQELKAKYPNSPHRC; encoded by the exons ATGCAAATGTCCTACGCCATCCGATGCGCATTCTACCAGCTGCTGCTGGCCGCCCTCATGTTGGTGGCAATGCTGCAGCTGCTCTACCTGTCGCTGCTCTCCGGACTGCAcgggcaggaggagcaggaacaGTATTTCGAGTTCTTCCCGCCGTCCCCGCGATCCGTGGATCAGGTAAAGTCTCAACTCCGCACCGCTCTGGCCTCTGGAGGCGTTCTGGATGCCAGCGGCGATTATCGCGTCTACAGGGGTCTACTGAAGACCACCGTAGACCCCAACGATGTTGTCTTAGCCACGCATGCTAGCGTGGACAACCTGCTGCACCTGTCCGGACTTCTGGAGCGCTGGGAGGGCCCACTGTCCGTATCAGTGTTCGCAGCCACCAAAGAGGAGGCACAGCTGGCCACGGTGCTGGCCTATGCGCTGAGTAGCCACTGTCCTGAGATGCGTGCCAGGGTCGCCATGCACCTCGTGTGCCCCTCGCGTTATGAGGCTGCTGTGCCCGACCCCCGGGAACCTGGGGAATTTGCCCTGCTGCGGTCCTGCCAGGAGGTCTTTGACAAGCTAGCCAGGGTGGCCCAGCCCGGGATTAATTATGCATTGGGTACCAACATCTCCTACCCCAATAACTTGTTACGGAATCTGGCTCGAGAAGAGGCCAACTATGCCCTGGTGATTGATGTGGACATGGTGCCCAGCGAGGGACTGTGGAGAGGCCTGAGGGAAATGTTGGATCAGAGTAACAACTGGGATGGCATGGCCCTGGTGGTGCCTGCGTTTGAAATCCGCCGAACCCGCCGGATGCCGATGAACAAGAATGAGCTAGTACAACTCTATCAGGTGGGCGAAGTCCGGCCTTTCTATTATGGGCTATGCACACCTTGCCATGCGCCCACCAACTACTCCCGCTGGGTCAACCTGCCAGAAGAGAGCTTGCTGAGACCTGCCTATGTGGTGCCCTGGCGGGACCCCTGGGAACCATTTTATGTGGCTGGAGGAAAGGTGCCCACCTTTGATGAGCGCTTTCGGCAGTATGGCTTCAATCGAATCAGTCAG gcCTGTGAGCTGCACGTAGCAGGATTTAATTTTGAGGTGCTGAACGAAGGTTTTCTGGTTCATAAGGGCTTCAAAGAAGCACTGAAGTTCCATCCCCAAAAGGAGGCTGAAAACCAGCGCAATAAG